TACTATTTTTATTGACTTTATTTTATCATACAATGCATTTGTTTCACACAAAGAagtattaatagaaaatgagcAGATActtcgattataaatattaaaatatacatttgtatgCACACTTTATTATACATGGTAAGAGTGtaaatacacattttttaatgtaatgtatcacttattctctTCAGAATCAACATTcagatttataatattgtttaatccTCTGAATCAAATCATTTTTCTTCCCAGATACTGTTAAACCTATGTTCTTGCACATGACTTTCAACTCTGGTACAGTCTTAGATGACAACTGAAAATGAATATGCAGAAGCAGGCTCGTaaacttttcttatttttcccctttaaattgataattatcttTTGACATACCTGTCCCTTTTGTGCAAGCTTCCGAATCGCTTCTTTGTCCAGCAATGCCGCGTCTTCTATGTCAGATTCTTTCTTAACTTTCTTTTTTGCTGGTTCTTCGGTTTTACACATTGTTTCAGtgtcaaatatttcattgtactgAGTTAACAGATCCTTTGTAAGTCCTTGCATTTCCTCGATTCGTGGAACttgtaaagaaattgaaaattacattacTTTATTGCATGGAATTTGTATGATTGATTACcgtgtttaaaatatttgtttacggGTATCATCAAGTATAGGCTCAGGTTTTTCCCAGTCTAAAGCCACAGTTTGAAGCATTTGAATTTGCGCTTGAACTTTTGGATTGTAGAAAGCACTTGGGTCATAGtgaattcttattttcttcattattttttctaGCAGTTTTATTTCATGTGATTCGGTTGGAGGTTTGTTAGTATCATTATCATACATGTACTGCAAGGAAACACTTTCAAGATCTCGAACGTATtctgaaacagaagaaaaaaagaaatatagttAGAGTCTCGACGGTAAGTACATAGTACTGTTTAAAGACAAACCTCTGAATGGTATTTTGAGTAAATAAAATCCCCCTTTTTCCGCATTCGGTATCATTCTGTACAGAAGCGGGGACGAGCGTTTCCTAAATGTCACCGCACATATCATCATTAAATTCTTTGATTTACATTTATCAATTAATGCAGCAAACAATAACGTATTATCTGAAATCAAATTACAATAACATATCATATTTCAGcaaaatattgatttcattGTATTACCTTTGCGGTTACTTTTAGCAGGTGCAACAAAGTATGGTTTTCCCAAATGATACAAAGGATGGTAAGAAATAGGCTTCGCACAAATTAAGTCGATGCCTGGCTCACAAACTGAGCACAAAGTGTTCACTTCgggtaaagtaaaatatatttttttaccacCATACTGTTTGTACTTTCGAATATTTATGTCTAAAACATGTGGTAACGTCGGTTCTTTAAAGTTATCATCTTCAAACATctaaaacaaagagaaaaacaCTTGTTTCTTATCGAATTAGGAACAAATAATTACATGATATTACACGAGCAGATTATTAAAGTACATACCTCATTGTCAACCGTTTTCAAGTATCTATGCGAAGTTAAAGGTTTATTGGATTCTTTACTTACATACACCTTCTTCAAAGTCTCCCGTTTGCTGCAAGTAAATTTCGTGTGAAACATGTTTTGGTACTAAAGTCAATATAAAGAGatctttttaaaaaagtttgTTCCTTACACGACAAGACTGCGCAGGTTTACAtcgataattacattttttccaagTCTCCAAGGCAATTTTGCCATGCTTCTGGATGGTAATTTTATTTGTTGCATCAGATCAACTAGAGATGTTCTTTTACAATCTTCTGTATCAATCTTTCCGGATGAAATTtctaaatctttataaaacaaatcatGATTCCAATCTTCACCTAGACCAACAATGGATAATTTGAGTCCTAAATCACTGTAGCTTTTCGCTTTTGCTACTATTCTGCGTTTTTCATTGTCATTTGTCATTGGAGGATTATCTTGACACGTAAGAAGAATCACTTTCTTGACTGGCATAGTTACCCTAACAGAGCAAAATACTCTTGCTGCATGCCATAACACATCGTGTAATGGATAAACATTGGTGCACGCAATATCTTTGTACTCCTCCCATCTTCCTTCATCATCTAgacatgaaataatatatattaagtaATGCAGAAAcaaacaatagaattttaatgttattaaagtACCTATTTCTATCATTTGTTGTAATGAACTCTTTGAAGGAATGTTTAGTTTTTGTAGAgttaaaatgtttttcatttcaGTATCTTGGTCTCCCTTCTCAATTCCAAACAGCACCAAACCCATCCAATCTTGTCTGTTCCAAACCAACTTTTGCATAAGGATCTCCTTATACAGCTAAATTCAGAATAACAAACTAAATTAGTATGAAAAACCACacagaagaaaataaacaataatagtaatacccttATAGATTCCACAAAGTATGAAGTTTCCTGGTCTTCATCCTTTATGAACATTGGAGGAGTTGCATCAACTACAAATAATATACCATTACGAGTACCATATAGATCTTGAGTATTTGCTAAATCTTCAGGCCTCGCCAACTCAGTTATATCTTGCGAAACAGATgccattttataatttcataaacctcatatatattaatatacgatTATACGAACTTTTCTTTTATCCTGAaaccaaataaataaaaatttattaaattccctACGCCAGTACagaaaatagtattataaaatagtatactATAGTATAACCATTAGTACCAAATACTTAAATACTTCACTCCTACACACATAAATTCTGCATAATCAAAAAAGTAACACGtttgacaaatataaaatatgataattgtTACTGAATCCTCGTCGCAATAACAAACACCTTTACCTTTCATGTAACAATAACATTCATAACATAATcttacaaaattatcaaatctTCCCACAATAACAATTGATTATCACGTAGACCATAAAATGACCATCAACCCTCGTCCCCCATTCTTTCCCAATCTTTCCGCTACACCCCGCAGGTATATTAATACCAAAACGCAATAATCTAATCTCCAGTCGTGCGATATACCTACACGAAGCAAAAACCCTTGCCGGCTATCAAAATCGCGCTACGCTGTCTTGCACGTGTCATAACAGCACGTGACTAAATCATCATTGTCAGAGAAGGGGTAAGTACTCACGTCAAGTTTTTAGCGGGAAAAACCAACTGTCATCCTCATCACTACAATGTGTGAAACAAGGACAGGCATACTTCAAATACTGCCACCTATCGCCAATAATTAGGTACTAATAGACTAGTAGCTTCGTCATTTCATCATAGATGACGCTGTCATATCGCTATCTTTGTCGTACAATATACCTCTCCTTGTCTTACAAAGTCAACGCCATCTACCAAAAAACGCCCAAGCTACTAGTCAAATAGTAAGGTTATATTGTCGCTAGATGGCTTTGCAATATGTCTATCCTTGTCGTACAATATAGCTCTCCTTGTCTTACAAAGTCAGCGCCATCTACCAAAAAGTTCCAAGCTACTAGCCAAATAGTACGGTTATATTCTCGTTAGATGGCTTTGCTGCATAGCAGctatccttgtcgcacagtaTACCTCTCCTTGTTTCACAAAGTCAGCGCCATCTACCAAAACATGCCCAAGGTACTAGCCAAATAGTACGGTCATATTGTCGCTAGATGGCGTGGACAAATAACAGctatccttgtcgcacagtaTACCTCTCCTTGTCTAATACAGACAGCGCCATCTACCAAAAAATGCCCAAGCTAATAACCAAATAGTACGGTCATACAATAGTTAGATGGCGCTGCTAGGCAGCAGctatccttgtcgcacagtGCTCCTCTCCTTGTCTTACTGAGGGCCGTCTGTGTGCCATCTAGCGAGAGTGTAGCTGTACTATTTGGCGAGCAGCTTGGATGAATTTTTGTTGATGGCGCTGCTGTATTGCTGGCTATCTAGCGACAACATAACCGTACTATTTGGTTAATAGCTTGGGCTTTCTATTGTAGATGGCGCTGACAATCGACTGTATTGCCAGCCATCTAGCGAGAGTGTAGCTGTACTATTTGGCGAGCAGCTTCGACGTTCTATTATAGATGGTGCTGATTCTACGAGGCAAGGAAAGAGATACTGTGCGACGAGGATGGCGATATGTTCAGTGCCATCTAACGGTGGTTTGGCTGTACTATTTCTCCAGTAGCTTGAGAGTGTTATGGTAGATGGCGTTGATTCCGCGGATATTCCAGggaatttaaatttgtaattattgccTTTATACAATCTTTAGTTGTGTTTAACATTATGTACGTTTATTTGCAGTATCCCAATGTTAAACTGGTGTGTTTCACCTGCAGTTTGGCGTGCTGAAGAGTGAATAAATCTTCTCGAACATCAACAAGGATTCAGTGgctgtttataattaataattaaattattcacaacGCTTTTGTACTACACATGTCAATGTTAAGAAATgggtgaaaataaataaattaattaatattgtaaagctTGTGTTTTTTATTTCGTCGTACCTAGCAGAGGAATATAATGGTAAAGGAGgtattcgaaaaataataaaattctcagAGTCGCAAAACTTCTTTATTATCATGCTCTTATAGTAAGATACTCGAATTTCCGAGATCCCATTCAAATTTCCCGCTCTGGAATGTTTAGatttttcggatacctcttATACTATCATCTTCTCCTAGTAAGAACCTCAGATTTCGAGATCCGCCTGAAATTTCCCGCCTTTTGGTTTGTTTACGTTGTTCGGATACCTCTTGTAGTATTATGTTCTCCTAGTAATAAACCTTTCAGAGCcgcaaaatttcaaatgaaacccGAAAATCTGAGTTTTCtattaggagaacatgatagtAAGAGAGGTACCCGAAAATCTCTGCCTTTTTGGTTTGTTTACAAATTTTCGCATACCTCTTTTactatcatgttctcctaatacATAACTCATATTTTTCGCGTTCCATTTCAAATTTTGCGGCTCTCAGAGgtttcttactaggagaacatgatactaAAAGAGGTCTCCCAAGTTTTCCCGCCTTTTGCTTTGTTTACACCTTTCGGATACCTCCGTTACTATCATATTCTCCTAGTAAAAAGTCTCTCCAAGccgtgaaatttgaaatggaaCAAGAAATTCTGAGTTTTCtattaggagaacatgatgtcaaaggaggtatccgaaaaatataaacaaaccaAAAGGCGGGAAATTTCAAACGGAGCTCAGAATCCGAgtttcttactaggagaacatgatactaaaagaggtatccgaaaaatgTTAACATTCCAGAGGCGCGAAATTTGAAACGGAACCCGAAATTCCAAGttcttactaggagaacatgatattCAAAGAGGTATCCAAAAACAATTTCGTGGCGCCAATTTTCAAGCGTATCATTCCAGTCTCCTGAATGTCTCGTTCAAGAAGTGATCGTGTTATAAATATAACTAAGTTcaaattaactttaaaattaattacaaaatgtaattaacaatgGAGAGGTAAAGGTAGcatgaaataaaatagacaaGTTATCGTaaaatgttcgtttatttaatcttattcTTTGATACAGTAATAAACTTAACAAATAGTCAACACACttgttatctattataatatataatgaaataaaggtAGCGTTCACAATTGCAGAAGTAACTCTTGTGGTATTCCTCTTCGCCGAAGTCGAACCCGTGAAGATATTTCAACTTCCGGCACACCAAATTAAAGCTGAAGAACTCCACTTTAACACAGGATTCCTttagtaattgaaatttcaatttatatttttttataatttttctaatgaaactttaaaagtcagtttaagtgctcggtagttctagtgttgataaCTAAGTTGTTAACAGTCTAACGCAAAGATTGAAACgcaaaataataaactaataataattgtcTCCACTTTTCTCAACTAAAAGGGATAACAATACAGGAAAATGTTcatttccctgacactgaactTGTTAGAAACAAACCGATCGCGCGGCTAAATAATCGGTTCTCCAAGTTGCACGCGCGTTCCGCGAAAACGCGTTTCATTGAGCATCAGGTCGGCGCGATCCCCATCCACTTAGccgaagaggaaaaaagaaacggcgcggcgcgagatTGCGAAGCAGTGAAAGGCAGATGAAAGTAAGGAGTAACGCCGAATGGCCAGGGCGGGACTATTTATTGTCTATCCGCTGATAAACGCCGCGAACAAGTAGGCACCACGCATGGCCGAGCTGGAAACTGTGCTGCCCGGCGAATCATTTTCGCTCGAATCAACCGATGTTCCAGCAGAGAACTTCGAGGACGAAACAGCGAGTGATGAGTTTAGGTTTTACATTTAGGTTTGTCGACAGTCAAATTGTAGGAGTATAAACTGCTATAAGCGAAAGGAACGATGGATGATAACAATGATAAAGAAGATAGCAgtgattcttatataattaaggTGTTTTTGTAATAAAGATACTTTAGTAATTAAGGAGAAAGATAGTGGAGGAATTATTAAGATATAGAAAGAATCATTCTTTTATGTaattgaaagatattttaataattaattagaaaaatatctgaaatgaatGATTCTATAACAGAATAGTTCTTTCTGTATCTTAATTAGTAGTGTACTATATTTCTCTTTGATTATCAAAGtatctttattataaaaatatctagaaatactttgataattaaacagaaaaatagtaGAGGAATTACTAAGATATAGAAAGAATCATTCTTTCATATAATTaagagatattttaataataaagatactgtaataattaattataagaatATCTCTTACTTATATGAAAGAATGATGCTTTCTATATCTTAATGATTCTTCCACTATCtttctttttgattattaaAGTATCTTTAAGATAGCAGAGCAATTTAACGAATAATCATAACTTTAGCTTCCGCTTAACACTAGACTTAAAACAACCGTACGACTCCATGTTCACCGTGGAATCATTTAATCGCAGTCTCGATGAAATAACACGCGTGTTACGATGAAAACCGTCCGTTGCGTTTCTTCATGAATGATGTATACGTTTTGGATCGACAGGAACAAAAGGGAAACAACGCTCCTCACTTTCCATTTCTCCGGTTGTACTTGCTGGCGACCGTGTCCTGGTTATGAGCGATTAATTGCAATAATAGCCGGGgcgagaagaaaggaaaattatAGAATCCTCGGGAACGGGCTCGCGACGGTGTCACTTTCTCGACTTTTCATTCGATCATCGTTTCGACGTGTCCCCTCCGATCGGTACAAGTTTCTTCCTTATATGAAATAGAGGCAGTAGTGGCAGAACGATATTGGCGAAAGATCtctttgaaatatttggaaaatatcttTGGAGCCATACTTTTTCATGTGAATCAAATATTTGATGTAGATTTGTACATATTACAATGAACACTTCTGGTAGTAGAAAATATTGGTGCAAGATCTCCAAATATTTGTTAAGATACTAGAATAGTGTACATATTACAATTAACACTCctagtaacagaaaaatattggtGCAAGATCtccaaatatttggaaaatatttgttaagatACAGTTTttgatatgaataaaatatcagACCTAAGTCTTGTAAATATGTACAAGAAATGCAAAGTGAATGTTGAGAAGATATCAAGTGAATATTCCTAGAATATAAAGTAGACATTTAAGGAATATAAAGTAGGTATCtgagaaatatgtatttaatatttaaataatattctcaatGATCGTTAATTTGAAGAGAGCTGGTAAGCCTGAGATTCTCCAGATACTTTGGATAAACGATCGTCGCGGATATACATATGTGTATCACAATACACACgtgtaaatgtaaatgaagaAGAAAGCGTTGCAACGCTTATGATAGTTTATTCATAGATTCTATACCTGTTAttcataaatatgtatgtatgtatatattttttgtaggCTAAGGATCAGAGTTAATCACCACTGTGTCGATTACGCGTTAATGAGGCTTCTATAAATATGTGTATACCCCAGTAGcgcaaaatattgaatacatattaaatcttattttatattaaattttatattaaagagGCAACCAATctctttataatatttaaatgtacatCAAATACTTATTCtagattttgaaagaaatatttctttttcaaatgtttatcaaatatttgtttcatatttagAAAGATATATCTTtttaacaccatatatatggtgtttcagtgtgttaacactatttaaatattaaatatttctcaaacatccactttgtaatatttacttcaTATTTCCTCAACATTCACTTTGCATTTCTTGTACATATGTACAACATTcacatctaatattttattcacatTAAACCTGTATCTCGAACATTTTCCAAATACCTCAAAAACATCTCAAAGTAACTTTTCTGCTACTAAGCCCATTCATTCTACATACATACAccacttaaatctaacatttcaTTCACATTAAAACCtgtaaatattcttcaaatatttaaaaacatctcAAACAAACTTTTCTGCTACCAAGCCCATTCATTCTCCATATACACACCATTTAAATCTAATATATCATTCATATTAAAACATGTAAATATTCTTCACATATTCAGAAACATCTCAAACCAACTTTTCTGCTACTAAGCCTATTCATTctacatacatacatttacatctcatatttcattcacattaaaatctgtaaatattcttcaaatatttaaaaccatcTTAAAGCAACTTTTCTGCTACTAATCCCATTCATTCTCCATACATACATTTGCATCTAACATTTCATTCGCATTAAACCTACAAACATTCCTCAAACATCTCAAAACCATCTCAAAGCAGCATCTCCCTCCCACCAACAGAGACACGCCTCTCACCAGCTATTCTACCAAAAAACGTCCACGAAAAGGACCGTTCATCCATGGGACGAGGTTTCCTCGCAATTTGTTTGCACGGTACCGCGAGCCGCGCTTTCTTCGAGCCCGAGATCCACGTCTCACGGCGAGGATCGTGAATCGGATGCTGTCCGAGGGATCTTTTAAAGGCGATCGTAGCTCTCTTCGGACTCCTTTGATGCGTGGGGATAACTGGAGCTACCAGTTAAGTCAAGTGTATCGCGTCGGGACGAAGTAGTACACTGTTTCTTTCCGGAGTGCGTGCATCGACGTTCCAGAGGATTGGCAACCGCACAACAGACCAGAGGAGAACATCCTGGACTAGGGAGGGCAGGAACTGCTGTTCACCGACTCGTTAATCATGAAACTTCTACTGGTGAGTTTTTATTCGACGCGGATTCGTTTCGTATCTCTGGctgcgttaacactagaattaccagtcgaaatcactggtttcgattttttatcttagtaattattgatattttcgaagcgttgaatattcgaaatgaatttgaagataaatagtttcgtttgaatactatgaatgtctgaagaaactgaaaattatctattgttacaatttttataggaattgcatattaatcgtattaaatgctcggtaccagtcgaaatgtttcaattgtgttatctcgcaattattgatatcttgaaagcattgaatattcgaaatgatcttgaaaataaatagcttcgtttgaatactattgttacaatttatagagatgttgcaatttttatagagattatatattaatcgtattaaatcgttggtagttctagtgttaattgcacCATTTTGTTTCCTTCGTCCTCGTCGCTTCTCCTTCTTCCTTGACACAATCGTGGAcaattctgaaaaaattaacTAATGACAAACCTTATCGAAAACATTGATTGGAAACAGtttttttgataatttaataactttttgGACTGGGAATTTAGATGACactatttgaaatgaattaatgagaaaacttatgttaattatatctttttatttccttcttccTTAAGACAATCGTGGACAATTCTGGGAAAACAATACTTAGTTACATATTCCGTTTACTTTAAATTAGAAGTTCtatctaatgaaaaactttatcgaaaacattgattaaaaacaatgtttttgataatttattaaccctttgcattcggaacaTAGTGCATAgacactatttaaaacgaactaatgagaaaacatacaattaagaatgattttgaaaatagtttcactataaCGCCCGAAAAAACCAGAAATAATCTATGGTTACCATTTTTAGAGGGATTACGAATGACTCGTGttaatgctcggtagttccagtgttaatcataGTGTTAACCGTTGTCAAACAGAATCTACGATtctaataatataacattaaaaattaataacatttaataatacattccattcgaaatcttcgccacgagtctgacacgatatcgcaGGCCAAGCGGTTAAtactaaaaattcatttatttgctATGTCCCTATATGAGAACACCATGACCGAAAAACTTAACGAGTTTACCTGACAAGAGCAAGTTTCATTACGCCAGCTGTTTTATTTACAGCGTTTATATCCGTTTTATACACGTATTTAACGCCATAATTACAAGCAGCGTAATTTCTGTTTACAGCTTCGTCCGCGTGTACGTCTATTAATTGTCtcatgaaataatgaaacagtatatattcTACACTGTGACTTTGTTAGAACGGCTTTAAAAAACACATCTAGCTCTTTAATTAGTTAActcattgcgtaccggtaacgagaaatctcgtttttttaataaagacacttagctatgcaactttgctatttaccacagcatttaaagaaatattaaaatctttatcaaacctttattaatattaaataaatattaaatctttatctcttttttttgtttctttgtctCGGTACACCTTAGAATGTACCAGCTGATACTACCATTAACTCTGGACGGCTTCTTGAATCCGAGGAAGCGCGTTCAGGCGATCATAATAATCGCCTCCGCGATGAACAACAGTCGGTTGTGTCGGGACGGTTCATTAATGTTAATGTTTCGGCATGAAATGCTGATGAGCGGCGTGTATTACTTTCCTAATGTAGCATCACGTTTACCGGGA
The window above is part of the Nomia melanderi isolate GNS246 chromosome 2, iyNomMela1, whole genome shotgun sequence genome. Proteins encoded here:
- the LOC116425781 gene encoding X-ray repair cross-complementing protein 6 gives rise to the protein MASVSQDITELARPEDLANTQDLYGTRNGILFVVDATPPMFIKDEDQETSYFVESIRLYKEILMQKLVWNRQDWMGLVLFGIEKGDQDTEMKNILTLQKLNIPSKSSLQQMIEIDDEGRWEEYKDIACTNVYPLHDVLWHAARVFCSVRVTMPVKKVILLTCQDNPPMTNDNEKRRIVAKAKSYSDLGLKLSIVGLGEDWNHDLFYKDLEISSGKIDTEDCKRTSLVDLMQQIKLPSRSMAKLPWRLGKNVIIDVNLRSLVVKRETLKKVYVSKESNKPLTSHRYLKTVDNEMFEDDNFKEPTLPHVLDINIRKYKQYGGKKIYFTLPEVNTLCSVCEPGIDLICAKPISYHPLYHLGKPYFVAPAKSNRKDNTLLFAALIDKCKSKNLMMICAVTFRKRSSPLLYRMIPNAEKGGFYLLKIPFREYVRDLESVSLQYMYDNDTNKPPTESHEIKLLEKIMKKIRIHYDPSAFYNPKVQAQIQMLQTVALDWEKPEPILDDTLPRIEEMQGLTKDLLTQYNEIFDTETMCKTEEPAKKKVKKESDIEDAALLDKEAIRKLAQKGQLSSKTVPELKVMCKNIGLTVSGKKNDLIQRIKQYYKSEC